In Bradyrhizobium lablabi, one DNA window encodes the following:
- a CDS encoding DUF2231 domain-containing protein, with translation MAKQDDLKTQPRSEVLLELLRLDVGSAVAVVGHPIHVMMVHFPIAFVIATLGVDVFYWWSGDAFWVRVGLWSAGMAFWSGVAASVVGTGELLLVRGIRLLEASWSHAVAAMTLVAIAGANWGLRLIDPASILPHGLALSALASVMVGFAGWHGGKLVFDHGVGILISPKD, from the coding sequence ATGGCAAAGCAAGACGATCTCAAGACCCAGCCCCGCAGTGAGGTCCTGCTTGAACTGCTTCGACTCGATGTCGGTTCGGCGGTTGCCGTGGTCGGGCACCCGATCCATGTGATGATGGTGCATTTCCCGATCGCATTCGTGATCGCGACCCTCGGCGTCGACGTATTCTACTGGTGGTCGGGAGACGCCTTCTGGGTGCGCGTCGGACTCTGGTCGGCCGGCATGGCCTTCTGGAGCGGCGTAGCCGCAAGCGTCGTCGGCACCGGTGAACTGTTGCTTGTACGCGGTATCCGGCTTCTTGAAGCGAGCTGGTCCCATGCTGTGGCGGCGATGACGCTGGTTGCGATCGCGGGTGCCAACTGGGGCCTGCGCCTGATCGATCCCGCGTCGATCTTGCCGCACGGCCTCGCCCTCTCCGCCCTCGCCTCCGTGATGGTGGGCTTCGCCGGCTGGCACGGGGGCAAGCTTGTGTTTGATCATGGCGTGGGCATTCTGATTTCGCCGAAGGACTGA
- a CDS encoding cytochrome c oxidase assembly protein → MPDMIAYCGPAAVPDDLWTRWNVDPLLIAILAALALAVGRSRSSDTRAGWGAIVLMLVIFVSPLCALSSALFSVRVLHHVLLIAAVAPLLALAFPQRRASSPPLVILVAAHAVILWLWHTPGAYAWGLASVPAYWLMQTSLLGSAWLLWRAILAPAQPGPALVALVATIGQMGLLGALVVFAPRPLYPVHFASTAAWGLAPLSDQQLAGLLMWVPAMLPYLAAGVSIAWSSLRSSEPAL, encoded by the coding sequence ATGCCGGATATGATCGCCTATTGCGGTCCCGCCGCTGTCCCGGACGACCTCTGGACCCGCTGGAATGTGGATCCGCTGCTGATCGCAATACTCGCTGCCTTGGCGCTTGCGGTTGGTCGCAGCCGATCCTCCGACACCCGAGCAGGGTGGGGGGCGATCGTGCTGATGCTCGTTATCTTCGTCTCGCCGCTTTGTGCGTTGTCATCAGCGCTGTTTTCGGTGCGGGTATTGCACCACGTCTTGTTGATCGCCGCCGTAGCGCCGCTTCTGGCACTGGCTTTCCCGCAACGGCGCGCAAGCTCGCCGCCGCTCGTCATCCTTGTCGCGGCACATGCGGTCATCCTCTGGCTATGGCACACACCGGGCGCCTATGCTTGGGGCCTCGCCAGCGTGCCTGCCTATTGGCTGATGCAGACGTCGCTCCTTGGAAGCGCTTGGCTGTTGTGGCGGGCGATCCTGGCGCCGGCGCAGCCCGGTCCGGCGCTGGTTGCACTGGTAGCAACGATTGGGCAGATGGGCCTTCTCGGCGCGTTAGTGGTGTTCGCGCCCAGGCCGCTCTATCCCGTGCATTTCGCAAGCACGGCAGCTTGGGGGCTCGCGCCGCTCAGTGACCAGCAACTTGCCGGCCTGCTGATGTGGGTGCCGGCGATGCTACCTTATCTCGCTGCGGGGGTCTCGATCGCGTGGTCCAGCTTGCGATCGAGCGAACCAGCGCTGTGA
- a CDS encoding DUF6719 family protein, protein MRTLLLGSVLCAVALPCLAQTVLKSEPLVLAPYEVAFVQDASCPAGKVLKVTGAIRGLHRRKACVALASEQASLAVATP, encoded by the coding sequence ATGCGTACCCTGTTACTAGGTTCGGTTTTGTGCGCGGTTGCGCTGCCGTGCCTTGCCCAGACCGTCCTTAAATCCGAACCCCTTGTGCTTGCGCCCTATGAGGTCGCCTTTGTGCAGGACGCCTCTTGTCCGGCCGGAAAGGTGCTCAAGGTCACCGGCGCGATCAGGGGGTTGCACCGTCGCAAAGCCTGCGTGGCGCTTGCCTCGGAGCAGGCCTCGCTGGCGGTAGCGACGCCGTAG
- the coxB gene encoding cytochrome c oxidase subunit II: protein MCLAVQVGTLAVLPGCNGPLSALDPSGPAAASIAILWWVMLIGAGVLFALVMVLFALVIRRPGWGSSVSPGRWIVLGGLVLPAAVLLPLIAYALTAGERLLPLPGQAPPRIEAMGRQWVWTFRYPDHGGAETRNVLHMPAGTPVDILVTSQDVIHAFWIPRFAGKIDAVPGHVNRLRIQADQPGRYAGQCNEFCGLGHAGMRFDVIVHRPSDFAAALAQAAASGEAGIK from the coding sequence TTGTGCCTGGCGGTCCAAGTCGGAACGCTCGCAGTACTTCCGGGCTGCAACGGGCCGCTGTCGGCACTCGATCCCTCGGGGCCGGCCGCGGCTTCGATCGCCATACTGTGGTGGGTGATGCTGATTGGTGCGGGAGTTCTCTTCGCGCTGGTGATGGTGCTATTCGCACTGGTGATCCGGCGGCCGGGCTGGGGCTCGAGCGTGTCGCCGGGGCGCTGGATCGTGCTCGGCGGCTTGGTTCTGCCGGCCGCTGTCCTGCTGCCGCTTATCGCCTATGCGTTGACTGCCGGTGAGAGGCTGCTGCCGCTACCAGGACAAGCGCCGCCGCGGATCGAGGCCATGGGACGGCAATGGGTGTGGACCTTCCGTTATCCCGACCATGGCGGCGCGGAGACCCGGAACGTCTTGCACATGCCCGCGGGCACTCCGGTCGACATCCTGGTCACCAGCCAGGACGTCATCCACGCCTTCTGGATACCCCGCTTCGCCGGCAAGATCGACGCGGTGCCCGGGCACGTGAACCGCCTGCGCATTCAGGCCGATCAACCTGGACGCTACGCGGGCCAATGCAACGAATTTTGCGGTCTCGGTCACGCAGGGATGCGGTTCGATGTCATCGTCCATCGCCCGTCGGACTTCGCTGCCGCGCTTGCGCAGGCAGCCGCATCAGGGGAGGCGGGGATAAAATGA
- a CDS encoding dienelactone hydrolase family protein has product MHRIDRRTVLAGLGLLALRHPARAGTPERLGVDTDDGRVVLTRYAADRTGARPSVLLLHGTNGFDLKPSAYERYAHALAAKGIDAYWVRYLSEADVSSFKTTRERREAYETRRFDDWAKKVSSVVTTILARPDCSGRIGLLGFSLGGYVAANTAARDERITALAVMYGGLPDAVVPEVKHLPPLIELHGEADRNVPPAKGEELVKLGKAIGVDAEFVGYPGKTHGFDFSDNDPMTADALGRVVGFFEARLLTATPTPASDSPRTPPAAQP; this is encoded by the coding sequence ATGCATAGGATCGATCGACGGACGGTTTTGGCGGGGCTTGGGCTGCTCGCGCTGCGCCATCCGGCCCGCGCCGGAACGCCCGAACGGCTCGGTGTCGATACCGACGATGGCCGTGTCGTTTTGACCCGGTACGCCGCCGACCGGACTGGCGCGCGCCCAAGTGTCCTCCTCCTGCACGGCACCAACGGCTTCGACCTCAAGCCCAGCGCCTATGAGCGGTATGCCCATGCGCTCGCGGCGAAGGGCATCGACGCCTATTGGGTCCGCTACCTCAGCGAGGCCGATGTCTCGAGCTTCAAGACAACGCGAGAGCGCCGCGAAGCCTATGAGACCAGGCGATTCGATGACTGGGCCAAGAAAGTGTCGAGCGTCGTCACCACGATCCTGGCGCGTCCGGACTGTTCGGGCCGCATCGGCCTGCTCGGCTTCTCGCTGGGCGGCTATGTTGCCGCCAATACCGCTGCGCGCGATGAGCGCATCACGGCACTCGCGGTGATGTATGGCGGCCTGCCGGATGCGGTGGTGCCAGAGGTCAAGCATCTGCCGCCGCTGATCGAACTGCATGGCGAGGCGGATCGCAACGTTCCACCGGCCAAGGGCGAGGAGCTGGTCAAACTCGGCAAAGCGATCGGGGTGGACGCCGAATTCGTCGGCTATCCGGGCAAGACGCACGGGTTTGACTTCTCGGACAATGATCCGATGACGGCCGACGCGCTCGGCCGCGTGGTCGGGTTCTTCGAAGCCCGGCTCCTCACAGCCACCCCCACACCAGCATCAGATTCGCCGCGCACGCCGCCAGCAGCGCAACCGTGA
- a CDS encoding ferredoxin reductase family protein, which produces MQLRYNLRGAVWILVYLLFILAPLFALLAGSHPPTRDFWTELSAALGYTGLAMMGLQFGLTARFRYVTEPWGEDVIYHFHRQISLIAVALVMTHPVILVAVKPELLAPSNMLDAPLSAYFAFLSIFSVIALVVTALWRAALRIKYEAWHLTHIMLAVVAVTAGIVHMVGSSFYLVDPWKRTLWIGLTIFWIGLLLYVRIAKPLFMLRRPYRVTEVRRERGDTSTLVMQPDGHPGFRFSPGQFGWLTLWGSPFKITAHPFSFSSSAAAADGRVEMTIRGLGDFTNEIHKVPVGQRVYLDGPYGAFTIGNPADMHVLIAGGIGVTPMMSMIRTLADQGDKRPVVLYYGVQDWDSITFREELEALKARLNLTIVYVLAKPPAGWTGEQGFINAEMFKRHLLPPYADHEYFICGPNVMMDAIEKSLGEMNVPISKYHSERYSFA; this is translated from the coding sequence ATGCAGCTTCGCTACAATTTGCGCGGGGCCGTTTGGATCCTCGTCTACCTGCTGTTCATTCTCGCTCCCTTGTTCGCGCTCCTGGCCGGCTCGCATCCGCCGACGCGCGATTTCTGGACGGAGCTCTCGGCCGCGCTCGGTTATACCGGCTTGGCGATGATGGGGCTGCAGTTCGGCCTCACGGCGCGCTTCCGGTACGTTACCGAGCCTTGGGGCGAAGACGTCATCTACCATTTTCACCGTCAGATTTCGCTCATAGCGGTCGCCTTGGTCATGACGCATCCGGTCATTCTGGTCGCCGTTAAGCCGGAATTGCTCGCTCCGTCCAATATGCTTGATGCGCCGTTGAGTGCCTACTTTGCTTTCCTTTCGATTTTCTCGGTGATCGCGCTCGTGGTGACGGCCCTTTGGCGTGCAGCGTTGAGGATCAAGTACGAAGCATGGCATCTCACCCATATCATGCTCGCGGTTGTCGCTGTCACCGCGGGAATCGTGCACATGGTAGGATCAAGCTTCTACCTGGTTGATCCCTGGAAACGAACGTTGTGGATCGGCCTGACGATCTTCTGGATCGGACTGCTGCTTTACGTGCGGATCGCCAAGCCGCTGTTCATGCTTCGCCGGCCGTACCGTGTCACGGAAGTGCGCAGGGAACGCGGCGACACTTCGACGTTGGTAATGCAGCCGGATGGTCACCCCGGCTTCCGCTTCAGCCCCGGCCAGTTCGGTTGGCTGACGCTGTGGGGGAGTCCGTTCAAGATTACCGCGCACCCCTTTTCATTCTCGTCCAGCGCCGCGGCCGCGGATGGACGCGTCGAGATGACGATCAGGGGCCTGGGCGACTTTACAAATGAAATTCACAAAGTCCCGGTTGGCCAGCGCGTATATCTTGATGGACCCTATGGCGCTTTCACGATCGGCAATCCGGCGGACATGCATGTGTTGATCGCTGGTGGCATCGGGGTAACGCCGATGATGAGCATGATCCGCACGCTCGCCGACCAAGGCGACAAGCGACCCGTCGTCCTTTATTACGGGGTCCAGGACTGGGATTCGATCACTTTCCGTGAAGAGCTTGAAGCGCTGAAAGCGCGGCTCAACCTGACAATTGTCTACGTGCTCGCAAAGCCACCGGCTGGTTGGACCGGTGAGCAGGGCTTCATCAACGCGGAGATGTTCAAACGTCACCTGCTGCCACCATATGCCGACCATGAGTATTTCATCTGCGGGCCAAACGTGATGATGGACGCGATCGAAAAGTCTCTCGGCGAGATGAACGTGCCGATCTCGAAGTACCATTCTGAGCGCTACAGTTTTGCGTAA
- the ctaD gene encoding cytochrome c oxidase subunit I: protein MSGSVELPSQDAVALRLHRELAAIWGTGPGLQRLAAVNHSIIGLRMMITSFVFFAIAGVLGMLTRVQLATPKGDFMDPETYNQVFTMHGSMMLFLFAIPMVESFAVYLTPKILGTRDFAFPRLTAYGYWCYLFGGTILTVALIAGVAPNGGWFMYTPLSSNVYTPGVNADVWLLGVTFVEISALSLAMEIVVSILKMRAPGMSLDRMPIFGWYILVTAMMMIVAFPPLILGSILLEVERAFGLPFFDPTRGGDPLLWQHLFWLFGHPDVYIIFLPMAAVLSTIIPVFANRPLVGYRAIVVAIIALAFLSFGIWVHHMFTVGIPHLALAFFSVGSAIVAVPTAVQIFAWLATLAHGRPRWDVPMLYVFGFFFVFVLGGLTGVMVAMVPFDWQAHDTYFVVAHMHYVVAGALAFPMLAAFYYWLPLLTGRTAVHRLSVPAFWLVFVGFNLTFFMMHLTGLLGMPRRIYTYQGNEGWDWLNLLSSVGGFVMTIGFALVVIDLIVQLRYGRRVRRNPWGSATLEWAMSIPPAPYAFASIPHLAKTGTDEIAPGDLGLSLARGEGYLGFTRNGWQETLGVHMTSGAPDQLIVLPRPTYLPLCTALATAAVVLAMLFKFYLLALALALVTAGMFLFSGHRAGLARDYGPMPVGHGVDVPPHTEVAGAPPWLALICTLIADGTLFTSLLFGTFYLWIAAPNWPAAITPEPSRMLALVAIAALAVAAAAAHGSLRAVVAGGGASGWIGLAVLALLAAIAAAVGLIVGVTPHPREHALGATAAALLGYVALHAGIGLLFLVSNFLRLGAGFIAPRRVLDLRLTRLWLDYTLVTGVIAMGLVLALPALVSILGARS from the coding sequence ATGAGTGGATCCGTCGAGTTACCGTCGCAGGATGCTGTGGCGCTGCGGCTGCACCGCGAACTCGCCGCGATTTGGGGCACCGGGCCCGGACTGCAGCGTCTTGCTGCTGTCAACCACTCCATCATCGGCCTGCGCATGATGATCACGTCGTTCGTGTTCTTCGCCATCGCCGGCGTGCTCGGCATGTTGACCCGCGTGCAGCTCGCCACGCCGAAGGGGGATTTCATGGACCCCGAGACCTACAACCAGGTCTTCACCATGCACGGGTCGATGATGCTGTTCCTGTTCGCCATCCCGATGGTGGAGAGCTTCGCGGTCTACCTCACCCCGAAGATTCTCGGCACGCGCGATTTCGCCTTCCCTCGGCTCACCGCTTACGGATACTGGTGCTATCTGTTCGGCGGCACGATCCTGACTGTGGCGTTGATCGCCGGGGTCGCACCCAACGGCGGCTGGTTCATGTACACGCCGCTAAGCTCCAATGTGTATACGCCGGGGGTCAACGCGGACGTCTGGCTGCTTGGCGTGACCTTCGTCGAGATCTCGGCGCTGTCGCTGGCCATGGAAATCGTCGTCTCGATCCTGAAGATGCGCGCGCCGGGCATGTCGCTCGACCGCATGCCGATCTTCGGCTGGTATATCCTGGTGACCGCCATGATGATGATCGTGGCCTTTCCGCCGCTGATCCTCGGCTCGATCCTGCTCGAAGTAGAACGCGCCTTCGGCCTACCCTTCTTCGACCCGACGCGTGGCGGCGATCCGCTCCTCTGGCAGCACCTGTTCTGGCTGTTCGGCCACCCGGACGTCTACATCATCTTCCTGCCCATGGCCGCCGTGCTGTCGACGATCATCCCGGTCTTCGCCAACCGACCGCTCGTGGGCTACCGGGCGATCGTCGTCGCGATCATTGCGCTCGCCTTCTTGAGCTTCGGTATCTGGGTCCATCACATGTTCACCGTGGGCATCCCGCACCTCGCGCTCGCCTTCTTCTCGGTGGGCTCGGCGATCGTCGCGGTCCCGACCGCAGTGCAGATCTTTGCCTGGCTCGCCACGCTGGCGCACGGCAGGCCGCGCTGGGACGTGCCGATGCTCTACGTCTTCGGCTTCTTTTTCGTCTTTGTGCTGGGCGGCCTGACTGGCGTCATGGTCGCCATGGTGCCCTTCGACTGGCAGGCGCATGACACCTACTTCGTCGTCGCCCATATGCACTATGTGGTGGCCGGGGCCCTCGCTTTTCCCATGCTTGCGGCGTTCTACTACTGGCTACCGTTGTTGACAGGGCGGACCGCCGTGCACCGCCTGTCGGTACCTGCGTTCTGGCTGGTCTTCGTCGGCTTCAATCTGACTTTCTTCATGATGCACCTGACCGGTCTGCTTGGTATGCCCCGTCGCATCTATACCTATCAGGGCAATGAAGGCTGGGACTGGCTCAACCTGCTGTCCTCGGTCGGCGGGTTCGTCATGACAATCGGCTTCGCGCTGGTGGTGATCGACCTTATCGTGCAGCTCCGATACGGGCGTCGCGTGCGGCGCAATCCCTGGGGCTCGGCGACGCTGGAATGGGCCATGTCGATCCCGCCGGCACCCTATGCCTTCGCCTCGATTCCGCATCTAGCAAAAACAGGGACCGACGAGATCGCCCCCGGCGATCTCGGACTGTCGCTGGCGCGAGGCGAAGGCTATCTCGGCTTCACACGCAATGGCTGGCAGGAGACGCTGGGCGTGCACATGACATCCGGCGCGCCGGACCAACTGATCGTGCTGCCGCGCCCGACCTACCTTCCGCTTTGCACCGCGCTCGCCACTGCGGCGGTGGTTCTGGCAATGCTGTTCAAATTTTACTTGCTGGCGCTCGCTTTGGCGCTGGTGACTGCCGGCATGTTCCTGTTCTCCGGGCACCGCGCCGGTCTCGCGCGCGACTATGGTCCAATGCCCGTCGGTCATGGCGTCGATGTGCCGCCTCATACCGAGGTGGCCGGCGCGCCACCGTGGTTGGCGTTGATCTGCACGCTGATCGCCGACGGCACCCTGTTCACATCGCTGCTGTTCGGGACCTTCTATCTTTGGATCGCAGCGCCGAATTGGCCGGCCGCGATCACACCCGAACCGAGCCGCATGCTCGCCCTCGTCGCCATCGCGGCTCTCGCCGTAGCCGCTGCGGCGGCGCATGGATCGCTGCGAGCGGTCGTCGCCGGTGGCGGGGCGAGCGGCTGGATTGGTCTTGCCGTGCTGGCGCTTCTGGCGGCCATCGCCGCGGCCGTCGGCTTAATCGTCGGTGTCACGCCGCATCCGCGCGAGCATGCGCTCGGCGCGACCGCGGCGGCACTGCTCGGCTATGTGGCTCTGCATGCCGGTATCGGCCTTCTCTTCCTCGTCAGCAACTTCTTGCGTCTCGGCGCCGGCTTCATTGCGCCCCGGCGGGTGCTGGATCTACGCCTCACGCGATTATGGCTCGACTACACGTTGGTCACAGGAGTCATTGCAATGGGCCTTGTTCTCGCTCTGCCCGCGCTCGTGTCGATACTGGGGGCCCGATCGTGA
- a CDS encoding CopD family protein has translation MLKFVHLAAIALWSGGLIALPFLFWQRRTLEAGLDLDRLHRVTRLVYVELTSPAAFIAIGSGTALIFLQATFAEWFSLKMVLVGIMAMLHVVAGLVLLHLFLPEGRFSWPSYLALTSAYIVLITAIVWIVLAKPHIDSNQFAAHLFEPGGLARWLHQSFGEIRMPTP, from the coding sequence TTGCTGAAATTCGTGCATCTTGCCGCGATCGCGCTCTGGTCGGGCGGATTGATCGCGCTACCCTTTCTGTTCTGGCAGCGGCGCACGCTCGAGGCGGGGTTGGATCTTGACCGGCTACACCGCGTCACTCGCCTCGTCTACGTAGAGCTAACCTCGCCCGCCGCGTTCATCGCCATCGGCAGCGGAACGGCGCTGATCTTCCTGCAGGCCACCTTCGCAGAATGGTTCTCGCTGAAGATGGTGTTAGTCGGGATCATGGCGATGCTGCACGTCGTAGCCGGCCTGGTCCTCTTGCATTTGTTCTTGCCCGAAGGCCGGTTCAGTTGGCCTTCCTATCTGGCCTTGACGAGCGCGTATATCGTATTGATCACCGCAATTGTCTGGATTGTGTTGGCCAAGCCGCACATTGATTCGAACCAGTTCGCCGCGCATTTGTTCGAGCCTGGCGGACTCGCGCGTTGGCTGCATCAGTCCTTCGGCGAAATCAGAATGCCCACGCCATGA